A genomic stretch from Scomber scombrus chromosome 8, fScoSco1.1, whole genome shotgun sequence includes:
- the usp1 gene encoding ubiquitin carboxyl-terminal hydrolase 1 isoform X2 has product MPGLQGEHVQGSPIKKSKLSLRFFQKKETKRALDFSEPQPDEPKSVVPVEPEPSSCDQMVPGPSPCPASPGLLLPPPCEKRESLVPFVGLNNLGNTCYLNSVLQVLYYCPGLIEGVKKLYNLSKRTEKVKEETDKSEESEGLAESLPAHIELLGSFNSLITSVEQLQSSFLLNPDSFSEGELATPPRKILNTLRQLNPMYEGYLQHDAQEVLQCILGYIQEACDTIRKEQEVEKEDSGVTEVKTENGDHLCSGSSETEAKTPAEEDGQVSGKRKSDTEVGNAKKKTKSVKSKKSGSEEDGGNRNKPFTRSKRKSSSEITVENTQDKDGEVEEADEGTKKQNKEKGGESDGEGKGEKASKEADGKRQKRAKLSWLRPSGNQPSIFSKFRSVGKITSMTPKNQTKPEQENELTDDQTENEKTSREPLPQNTNEDKAAVKNQEGLDMMERLFQGQLVLRTRCLECESFTERREDFQDISVPVLDDQPSSPDDLSEISPDPKPELKTLKWAIAQFASVERIVGEDKYFCETCHHYTEAERSLLFDKTPEIITIHLKRFSANSLELDPYAGLSKVNTPLQTPLTLSLEEWCTRPSSAKGQHYQLFAVVMHSGVTISSGHYTAYVRMSDLKDVKLWDRKETEKEEEEESKAETQVKDEALDYDDGEVSFSLSGRGQRGASFKAGGKKSEGGVGLLGGQRSLSSYDLGSGGSKHTDKTTTEGSKRRKNINSQNAEAGLKKEPEAADGADAPAASCGGMEATEQQALSNLLEFEGKWMLFDDSEVRLFEEEDFLQACSPETCSSSTPYLLFYRRMPEPRR; this is encoded by the exons atgccAGGTCTGCAGGGTGAACACGTTCAGGGGAGTCCCATCAAGAAGAGCAAACTGTCTCTGAGGTTTTTCCAGAAGAAAGAAACCAAGCGGGCTCTGGATTTCTCTGAACCTCAACCTGATGAACCCAAATCTGTGGTGCCAGTGGAGCCTGAGCCAAG cagcTGTGATCAGATGGTGCCCGGTCCATCTCCATGTCCGGCATCGCCCggcctgctgctgccgccgccgtgtgagaaaagagaaagcttGGTGCCATTTGTGGGGCTCAACAACCTCGGCAACACCTGCTATTTGAACAGCGTCTTACAG GTGTTGTATTACTGCCCGGGGCTCATCGAGGGCGTAAAGAAACTGTACAACCTGTCTAAAAGGACAGAGAAAGTGAAGGAGGAAACTGATAAAAGTGAAGAG TCCGAGGGTTTAGCAGAGTCCTTGCCGGCTCACATCGAGCTTCTCGGGAGCTTCAACAGTCTGATAACATCCGTGGAGCAGCTGCAGTCCAGCTTCCTGCTCAACCCCGACAGCTTCAGCGAAGGAGAGCTCGCCACGCCGCCTCGTAAAATACTGAACACACTCAG gcaGCTTAACCCCATGTATGAAGGCTATCTTCAGCACGACGCCCAGGAAGTCCTGCAGTGCATCCTGGGATACATCCAGGAGGCCTGTGACACCATCAGGAAGGAgcaggaggtggagaaggaggacaGCGGCGTGACTGAGGTGAAAACGGAGAATGGTGACCATTTGTGCTCTGGCAGCTCCGAGACAGAAGCCAAAACTCCAGCGGAGGAGGACGGCCAAGTCAGCGGGAAGAGAAAAAGCGACACCGAAGTGGGAAACGccaaaaagaagacaaaatcTGTCAAGTCGAAGAAGTCGGGTTCAGAGGAAGATGGCGGGAACAGAAATAAACCCTTCACCCGCTCCAAGAGGAAGTCCTCCAGTGAAATTACAGTTGAAAACACCCAGGATAAAgatggagaggtggaggaggcagaCGAGGGGACGAAGAAGCAGAAtaaggagaagggaggagagagtgaTGGTGAGGGGAAAGGTGAGAAAGCATCTAAAGAAGCAGACGGGAAAAGACAGAAGAGGGCTAAGCTGAGCTGGCTCAGACCGTCGGGGAACCAGCCCAGCATCTTCTCCAAGTTCCGCAGCGTAGGGAAAATCACCTCCATGACCCCCAAGAACCAGACGAAACCGGAGCAGGAGAACGAACTGACGGACGACCAAACTGAGAATGAGAAGACCAGCCGAGAGCCATTGCCCCAAAATACGAATGAAGATAAGGCGGCAGTGAAAAATCAAG AGGGTCTGGACATGATGGAGCGCTTGTTCCAGGGTCAGCTGGTTCTGAGGACTCGATGTCTGGAGTGCGAGAGCTTCacggagaggagagaggacttCCAGGACATCAGTGTGCCTGTGCTCGATGACCAACCGAGCAGCCCTGATGACCTCTCAGAGA TTTCTCCAGATCCTAAACCAGAGCTGAAGACTCTGAAATGGGCCATCGCCCAGTTCGCATCGGTGGAGCGCATCGTTGGCGAGGACAAGTACTTCTGTGAGACCTGTCATCATTACACAGAGGCGGAGAGAAGTCTGCTGTTTGACAAAACCCCTGAAATCATCACCATTCACCTGAAGCGCTTTTCTGCCAACAGTTTAGa GCTGGATCCATACGCAGGTCTGTCCAAAGTGAACACCCCCTTACAGACACCTCTGACCTTGTCTCTGGAGGAGTGGTGCACCCGTCCCTCCTCCGCCAAAGGTCAACACTATCAGCTGTTCGCCGTGGTCATGCACAGCGGCGTCACCATCAGCAGCGGCCACTACACCGCCTACGTCCGCATGTCAGACCTGAAAGACGTGAAGCTGTGGGACAGAAAAGAGacggaaaaggaggaggaagaggagagcaAAGCAGAAACGCAGGTGAAAGACGAAGCGTTGGACTACGACGACGGCGAGGTGTCTTTCAGCCTGAGCGGGAGGGGACAGAGGGGCGCGAGCTTCAAGGCGGGAGGCAAGAAGTCGGAGGGTGGCGTCGGACTGTTGGGAGGCCAGAGGAGTTTGTCTAGTTATGACCTCGGGAGCGGCGGCAGCAAACACACGGATAAAACGACGACAGAGGGATCCAAACggagaaaaaacattaacagcCAGAATGCTGAAGCAGGACTTAAAAAGGAGCCAGAGGCTGCAGATGGAGCTGATGCGCCGGCGGCCTCCTGCGGTGGGATGGAGGCAACGGAGCAGCAGGCTCTGAGTAACCTCCTGGAGTTCGAGGGCAAATGGATGCTGTTTGATGACTCAGAGGTGcgcctgtttgaggaggaggactTCCTACAAGCATGCTCCCCTGAGACGTGCTCGTCTTCGACACCGTACCTGCTGTTTTACAGACGGATGCCCGAGCCCAGACGCTAA
- the usp1 gene encoding ubiquitin carboxyl-terminal hydrolase 1 isoform X3, producing the protein MPGLQGEHVQGSPIKKSKLSLRFFQKKETKRALDFSEPQPDEPKSVVPVEPEPSCDQMVPGPSPCPASPGLLLPPPCEKRESLVPFVGLNNLGNTCYLNSVLQVLYYCPGLIEGVKKLYNLSKRTEKVKEETDKSEEQSEGLAESLPAHIELLGSFNSLITSVEQLQSSFLLNPDSFSEGELATPPRKILNTLRQLNPMYEGYLQHDAQEVLQCILGYIQEACDTIRKEQEVEKEDSGVTEVKTENGDHLCSGSSETEAKTPAEEDGQVSGKRKSDTEVGNAKKKTKSVKSKKSGSEEDGGNRNKPFTRSKRKSSSEITVENTQDKDGEVEEADEGTKKQNKEKGGESDGEGKGEKASKEADGKRQKRAKLSWLRPSGNQPSIFSKFRSVGKITSMTPKNQTKPEQENELTDDQTENEKTSREPLPQNTNEDKAAVKNQEGLDMMERLFQGQLVLRTRCLECESFTERREDFQDISVPVLDDQPSSPDDLSEISPDPKPELKTLKWAIAQFASVERIVGEDKYFCETCHHYTEAERSLLFDKTPEIITIHLKRFSANSLELDPYAGLSKVNTPLQTPLTLSLEEWCTRPSSAKGQHYQLFAVVMHSGVTISSGHYTAYVRMSDLKDVKLWDRKETEKEEEEESKAETQVKDEALDYDDGEVSFSLSGRGQRGASFKAGGKKSEGGVGLLGGQRSLSSYDLGSGGSKHTDKTTTEGSKRRKNINSQNAEAGLKKEPEAADGADAPAASCGGMEATEQQALSNLLEFEGKWMLFDDSEVRLFEEEDFLQACSPETCSSSTPYLLFYRRMPEPRR; encoded by the exons atgccAGGTCTGCAGGGTGAACACGTTCAGGGGAGTCCCATCAAGAAGAGCAAACTGTCTCTGAGGTTTTTCCAGAAGAAAGAAACCAAGCGGGCTCTGGATTTCTCTGAACCTCAACCTGATGAACCCAAATCTGTGGTGCCAGTGGAGCCTGAGCCAAG cTGTGATCAGATGGTGCCCGGTCCATCTCCATGTCCGGCATCGCCCggcctgctgctgccgccgccgtgtgagaaaagagaaagcttGGTGCCATTTGTGGGGCTCAACAACCTCGGCAACACCTGCTATTTGAACAGCGTCTTACAG GTGTTGTATTACTGCCCGGGGCTCATCGAGGGCGTAAAGAAACTGTACAACCTGTCTAAAAGGACAGAGAAAGTGAAGGAGGAAACTGATAAAAGTGAAGAG CAGTCCGAGGGTTTAGCAGAGTCCTTGCCGGCTCACATCGAGCTTCTCGGGAGCTTCAACAGTCTGATAACATCCGTGGAGCAGCTGCAGTCCAGCTTCCTGCTCAACCCCGACAGCTTCAGCGAAGGAGAGCTCGCCACGCCGCCTCGTAAAATACTGAACACACTCAG gcaGCTTAACCCCATGTATGAAGGCTATCTTCAGCACGACGCCCAGGAAGTCCTGCAGTGCATCCTGGGATACATCCAGGAGGCCTGTGACACCATCAGGAAGGAgcaggaggtggagaaggaggacaGCGGCGTGACTGAGGTGAAAACGGAGAATGGTGACCATTTGTGCTCTGGCAGCTCCGAGACAGAAGCCAAAACTCCAGCGGAGGAGGACGGCCAAGTCAGCGGGAAGAGAAAAAGCGACACCGAAGTGGGAAACGccaaaaagaagacaaaatcTGTCAAGTCGAAGAAGTCGGGTTCAGAGGAAGATGGCGGGAACAGAAATAAACCCTTCACCCGCTCCAAGAGGAAGTCCTCCAGTGAAATTACAGTTGAAAACACCCAGGATAAAgatggagaggtggaggaggcagaCGAGGGGACGAAGAAGCAGAAtaaggagaagggaggagagagtgaTGGTGAGGGGAAAGGTGAGAAAGCATCTAAAGAAGCAGACGGGAAAAGACAGAAGAGGGCTAAGCTGAGCTGGCTCAGACCGTCGGGGAACCAGCCCAGCATCTTCTCCAAGTTCCGCAGCGTAGGGAAAATCACCTCCATGACCCCCAAGAACCAGACGAAACCGGAGCAGGAGAACGAACTGACGGACGACCAAACTGAGAATGAGAAGACCAGCCGAGAGCCATTGCCCCAAAATACGAATGAAGATAAGGCGGCAGTGAAAAATCAAG AGGGTCTGGACATGATGGAGCGCTTGTTCCAGGGTCAGCTGGTTCTGAGGACTCGATGTCTGGAGTGCGAGAGCTTCacggagaggagagaggacttCCAGGACATCAGTGTGCCTGTGCTCGATGACCAACCGAGCAGCCCTGATGACCTCTCAGAGA TTTCTCCAGATCCTAAACCAGAGCTGAAGACTCTGAAATGGGCCATCGCCCAGTTCGCATCGGTGGAGCGCATCGTTGGCGAGGACAAGTACTTCTGTGAGACCTGTCATCATTACACAGAGGCGGAGAGAAGTCTGCTGTTTGACAAAACCCCTGAAATCATCACCATTCACCTGAAGCGCTTTTCTGCCAACAGTTTAGa GCTGGATCCATACGCAGGTCTGTCCAAAGTGAACACCCCCTTACAGACACCTCTGACCTTGTCTCTGGAGGAGTGGTGCACCCGTCCCTCCTCCGCCAAAGGTCAACACTATCAGCTGTTCGCCGTGGTCATGCACAGCGGCGTCACCATCAGCAGCGGCCACTACACCGCCTACGTCCGCATGTCAGACCTGAAAGACGTGAAGCTGTGGGACAGAAAAGAGacggaaaaggaggaggaagaggagagcaAAGCAGAAACGCAGGTGAAAGACGAAGCGTTGGACTACGACGACGGCGAGGTGTCTTTCAGCCTGAGCGGGAGGGGACAGAGGGGCGCGAGCTTCAAGGCGGGAGGCAAGAAGTCGGAGGGTGGCGTCGGACTGTTGGGAGGCCAGAGGAGTTTGTCTAGTTATGACCTCGGGAGCGGCGGCAGCAAACACACGGATAAAACGACGACAGAGGGATCCAAACggagaaaaaacattaacagcCAGAATGCTGAAGCAGGACTTAAAAAGGAGCCAGAGGCTGCAGATGGAGCTGATGCGCCGGCGGCCTCCTGCGGTGGGATGGAGGCAACGGAGCAGCAGGCTCTGAGTAACCTCCTGGAGTTCGAGGGCAAATGGATGCTGTTTGATGACTCAGAGGTGcgcctgtttgaggaggaggactTCCTACAAGCATGCTCCCCTGAGACGTGCTCGTCTTCGACACCGTACCTGCTGTTTTACAGACGGATGCCCGAGCCCAGACGCTAA
- the usp1 gene encoding ubiquitin carboxyl-terminal hydrolase 1 isoform X1, with protein sequence MPGLQGEHVQGSPIKKSKLSLRFFQKKETKRALDFSEPQPDEPKSVVPVEPEPSSCDQMVPGPSPCPASPGLLLPPPCEKRESLVPFVGLNNLGNTCYLNSVLQVLYYCPGLIEGVKKLYNLSKRTEKVKEETDKSEEQSEGLAESLPAHIELLGSFNSLITSVEQLQSSFLLNPDSFSEGELATPPRKILNTLRQLNPMYEGYLQHDAQEVLQCILGYIQEACDTIRKEQEVEKEDSGVTEVKTENGDHLCSGSSETEAKTPAEEDGQVSGKRKSDTEVGNAKKKTKSVKSKKSGSEEDGGNRNKPFTRSKRKSSSEITVENTQDKDGEVEEADEGTKKQNKEKGGESDGEGKGEKASKEADGKRQKRAKLSWLRPSGNQPSIFSKFRSVGKITSMTPKNQTKPEQENELTDDQTENEKTSREPLPQNTNEDKAAVKNQEGLDMMERLFQGQLVLRTRCLECESFTERREDFQDISVPVLDDQPSSPDDLSEISPDPKPELKTLKWAIAQFASVERIVGEDKYFCETCHHYTEAERSLLFDKTPEIITIHLKRFSANSLELDPYAGLSKVNTPLQTPLTLSLEEWCTRPSSAKGQHYQLFAVVMHSGVTISSGHYTAYVRMSDLKDVKLWDRKETEKEEEEESKAETQVKDEALDYDDGEVSFSLSGRGQRGASFKAGGKKSEGGVGLLGGQRSLSSYDLGSGGSKHTDKTTTEGSKRRKNINSQNAEAGLKKEPEAADGADAPAASCGGMEATEQQALSNLLEFEGKWMLFDDSEVRLFEEEDFLQACSPETCSSSTPYLLFYRRMPEPRR encoded by the exons atgccAGGTCTGCAGGGTGAACACGTTCAGGGGAGTCCCATCAAGAAGAGCAAACTGTCTCTGAGGTTTTTCCAGAAGAAAGAAACCAAGCGGGCTCTGGATTTCTCTGAACCTCAACCTGATGAACCCAAATCTGTGGTGCCAGTGGAGCCTGAGCCAAG cagcTGTGATCAGATGGTGCCCGGTCCATCTCCATGTCCGGCATCGCCCggcctgctgctgccgccgccgtgtgagaaaagagaaagcttGGTGCCATTTGTGGGGCTCAACAACCTCGGCAACACCTGCTATTTGAACAGCGTCTTACAG GTGTTGTATTACTGCCCGGGGCTCATCGAGGGCGTAAAGAAACTGTACAACCTGTCTAAAAGGACAGAGAAAGTGAAGGAGGAAACTGATAAAAGTGAAGAG CAGTCCGAGGGTTTAGCAGAGTCCTTGCCGGCTCACATCGAGCTTCTCGGGAGCTTCAACAGTCTGATAACATCCGTGGAGCAGCTGCAGTCCAGCTTCCTGCTCAACCCCGACAGCTTCAGCGAAGGAGAGCTCGCCACGCCGCCTCGTAAAATACTGAACACACTCAG gcaGCTTAACCCCATGTATGAAGGCTATCTTCAGCACGACGCCCAGGAAGTCCTGCAGTGCATCCTGGGATACATCCAGGAGGCCTGTGACACCATCAGGAAGGAgcaggaggtggagaaggaggacaGCGGCGTGACTGAGGTGAAAACGGAGAATGGTGACCATTTGTGCTCTGGCAGCTCCGAGACAGAAGCCAAAACTCCAGCGGAGGAGGACGGCCAAGTCAGCGGGAAGAGAAAAAGCGACACCGAAGTGGGAAACGccaaaaagaagacaaaatcTGTCAAGTCGAAGAAGTCGGGTTCAGAGGAAGATGGCGGGAACAGAAATAAACCCTTCACCCGCTCCAAGAGGAAGTCCTCCAGTGAAATTACAGTTGAAAACACCCAGGATAAAgatggagaggtggaggaggcagaCGAGGGGACGAAGAAGCAGAAtaaggagaagggaggagagagtgaTGGTGAGGGGAAAGGTGAGAAAGCATCTAAAGAAGCAGACGGGAAAAGACAGAAGAGGGCTAAGCTGAGCTGGCTCAGACCGTCGGGGAACCAGCCCAGCATCTTCTCCAAGTTCCGCAGCGTAGGGAAAATCACCTCCATGACCCCCAAGAACCAGACGAAACCGGAGCAGGAGAACGAACTGACGGACGACCAAACTGAGAATGAGAAGACCAGCCGAGAGCCATTGCCCCAAAATACGAATGAAGATAAGGCGGCAGTGAAAAATCAAG AGGGTCTGGACATGATGGAGCGCTTGTTCCAGGGTCAGCTGGTTCTGAGGACTCGATGTCTGGAGTGCGAGAGCTTCacggagaggagagaggacttCCAGGACATCAGTGTGCCTGTGCTCGATGACCAACCGAGCAGCCCTGATGACCTCTCAGAGA TTTCTCCAGATCCTAAACCAGAGCTGAAGACTCTGAAATGGGCCATCGCCCAGTTCGCATCGGTGGAGCGCATCGTTGGCGAGGACAAGTACTTCTGTGAGACCTGTCATCATTACACAGAGGCGGAGAGAAGTCTGCTGTTTGACAAAACCCCTGAAATCATCACCATTCACCTGAAGCGCTTTTCTGCCAACAGTTTAGa GCTGGATCCATACGCAGGTCTGTCCAAAGTGAACACCCCCTTACAGACACCTCTGACCTTGTCTCTGGAGGAGTGGTGCACCCGTCCCTCCTCCGCCAAAGGTCAACACTATCAGCTGTTCGCCGTGGTCATGCACAGCGGCGTCACCATCAGCAGCGGCCACTACACCGCCTACGTCCGCATGTCAGACCTGAAAGACGTGAAGCTGTGGGACAGAAAAGAGacggaaaaggaggaggaagaggagagcaAAGCAGAAACGCAGGTGAAAGACGAAGCGTTGGACTACGACGACGGCGAGGTGTCTTTCAGCCTGAGCGGGAGGGGACAGAGGGGCGCGAGCTTCAAGGCGGGAGGCAAGAAGTCGGAGGGTGGCGTCGGACTGTTGGGAGGCCAGAGGAGTTTGTCTAGTTATGACCTCGGGAGCGGCGGCAGCAAACACACGGATAAAACGACGACAGAGGGATCCAAACggagaaaaaacattaacagcCAGAATGCTGAAGCAGGACTTAAAAAGGAGCCAGAGGCTGCAGATGGAGCTGATGCGCCGGCGGCCTCCTGCGGTGGGATGGAGGCAACGGAGCAGCAGGCTCTGAGTAACCTCCTGGAGTTCGAGGGCAAATGGATGCTGTTTGATGACTCAGAGGTGcgcctgtttgaggaggaggactTCCTACAAGCATGCTCCCCTGAGACGTGCTCGTCTTCGACACCGTACCTGCTGTTTTACAGACGGATGCCCGAGCCCAGACGCTAA